GATAAGAAAATCGCGCTGCCGCCAAATTGGTTAATACCTGCTTCAAAAGAGATACGTGTACGCGTACTAGATTTCTCAAAAATCATTCCCAATACTTTACCGACAAAAGGCTGATAGACCTTATTGTCATGTTGCATTTTTTTTAGTTCGCTTGCGCGTTCTAAAATGCGATTAAGTTCTAGAGTGGATAGATCACGTAAAGTCAGGAAATGTCTTAGAGCCATGTAGCTACTCCATAATAATTGTTTTGAAATACAACAATTATCTGTTGTTGGCTGGGTGGATGTGGGAAAAAAGAAGTCTACTATACTATAAGCATTTTAAAATGCAAAAGAATTAGACTTTATGATGGCCCTTTAAGAAAATATCTACACAATAATTAATATAATCAATGACTTCTTTCTCATTGGGAGGGAGGGGCATTCCCATAATCATACGCCATTCAATATCGCGTAAAATTCCAAAATACATTAGTGAAGAATAATCTGGAGATGCGCAAAAAATTTCTTCAGCTTGATGAGAAAGTAGAAGTGCCTGAGCAATTGTGTTTTGTACATCTTGAGCACACTTTTCATATAAGTATTGGCTCAAAGTTGCATTGCATTGGGTTTGCTCAATAACTAGACGCAAAAAAGCGATATGTTCAGGTTGAATAATATGAGTATAAAAACGAATAAGCGTTTGAACTAAATAATCGCGTAGAGAGGTTTGTGAGGGCTGAAAAGGGATGCAAATATCTTTAAAGAACATTTCACGGCGATAGTCGCAAATTGCTGTGAATAAACCATCTTTATTGCCAAAATACTTATATATTGAAGCTTTTGAACCACCCGCATGATTCACAATGTCATCGAGTGAAACAGCATCATATCCTTTATCCAAAAACAGCTCGGTTGCGCTTAACAATAGTGCTAAACGACGTTCAATACCGCGACGTGTTTGTGGTTTATCACATACTGAGTGATGTGACTCAAGGACTGGATCATGCATATAATTTCATAACAACGGTTAACTTTGCCTATCTAGTATAGCAAAACTATCTTTAAGGATGCTTGTTGCTATTTTTTTAGGTTAACTGCTGAACAATACATGGCTAATTCAATAAATAAA
This genomic stretch from Acinetobacter pittii harbors:
- the adeN gene encoding multidrug efflux transcriptional repressor AdeN, which translates into the protein MHDPVLESHHSVCDKPQTRRGIERRLALLLSATELFLDKGYDAVSLDDIVNHAGGSKASIYKYFGNKDGLFTAICDYRREMFFKDICIPFQPSQTSLRDYLVQTLIRFYTHIIQPEHIAFLRLVIEQTQCNATLSQYLYEKCAQDVQNTIAQALLLSHQAEEIFCASPDYSSLMYFGILRDIEWRMIMGMPLPPNEKEVIDYINYCVDIFLKGHHKV